CGAGAACCGGCTCAAGCCGATCGCGGAAGATCGCTACGACAAGCGTGACCCGCGGATGGCGCTTGCTGCCGCCGCCTTCGAAGCGGCTACTTCGCCGTCCGTTCGCCGGAAGCTCGCCGACAGCAAGCAACCGATCGCGGTCGTGGTCCGAGTCCCCACACCGGCCTGGGTCGCGCCGGTTGCCGACTATTGCCAGAAGGTTTTCGGCCGTTCCTGGATACTGATCTCCCGAGACGGCACCGATCGGCAGCATCGCTCCGACAAGGGATCGGACGTGGTGGCCTTCGAGCTGACGAAGCACTCCGTTGTCGGCGTCGCCGCCGATGTCGGGGTCCTGCCGTCCACGCTGGTCGCCGCGGCCGACCTCACGATCGAGCTCGGGTCGTCCGGCTCGGTCGTGAGCGACGCCGTCGCGCGCTTCGGCGGCAAGCCTCACAACGTCGATTTTTCCGGGCTTACCGTCGTTGGCGTGGACTTTCCCGATATCCTGGCGACGTTTCGGTCCGGGTGGTCTGCCCGCAAGATCCGCGATCGCCTGGCGGTGACGTCGGGGAGGATCGGCGCGGACACCGCCGCACACGACCTGCCCGACCTGCGCCTCGCAGTGGAGTTCGGAGAGGCGCGCCGCTGGGCGTTGGCACTTGCGAAAGACATCGAGGATTATCGCGCGAAAAGAATTCCATGGTCCGCTCTGGACCGTGGCGCCGTGGTCTTTTCAGAGCCTGGCCTCGGCAAGTCGCTTTGGGCGAGAATGGTGGCGCGGGAGTGCCGGGTTCCCTTGTTGGAATCTTCAGTGGCTGAGTGGTTCAACGGAACCGGCTACATCCACGACGTTATCCGCGCCGAGCGCCTGGTGTTCGCGCAGGCGAGGACGCTTGCATCTCAAGCGGATTCTGGCTGTTGTATTCTATTTCTAGATGAGTGCGACGCGATCCCAAATCGCGCAACGATGTCGGATCGCAACAGGGACTACTGGACCCCAATCTTGGGGGACATCCTGACCAATTTGGACAACGGCATAGCCGGCACCAGCAACGGTAAGAGCAAGAGGACCGGCATCATCGTCATAGGTGCAACTAACCGGATCGCCGATCTCGACGCCGCGTTGATGCGTCCGGGGCGTCTCGAGCGCGCGATCGAGATTAGGAGGCCCGACTTCGTCGGAACGCTGAACATCCTGCGTTTTCACGTCGCGGGAGACGTCGCCGAGCGCGATCTCGAAGAGATAGCCGGCCTGATTGAGGGGGCGACCGGCGCGGAGGTTATGCAGTATGTGCGCGATGGCCGCCGAATCGCGCGTGCTCGTGGCGGAGCACTTTCCCCGGCCGACCTGAGAGCCGCGGTACTGCCGAAGAGCGACTTCGCCCCCGACACCCTGCGGCGGATCTGCGTCCACGAAGCGGGGCACGCGGTCGCCACCTTGGCGTTGGGCTGCGCGGTGGTGAAACGCTGCGTCGTACGCAGCGGGACAGATAGCTTGGGCGAGACGCTGTCGGAGACGACAGAGAACGATCTACCCACCAAGAGCGACATCGAAGATCGTGTCGTGGCGATCCTGTCGGGGCGGGCGGCTGAGGAAATTGTATTTGGAGTCGTGTCCGCCAACGCGGGCGGCGACATCAAGAGCGATCTAGCGACCGCCTCGCGCTTCGTGGGCGTCCTTCATTTCTCCGTGGGACTCGGTGGTTCGCTCGTTCATGTGGTGGGACCAAACGACATCCATCAGCTTTTGAGGACGGACCCACTCCTGCAACGAAAGGTCGGTCGGCATCTCAAGGCGCTATACCGGCGCGCACTCCGCATCATGACGGATCATCGTGGCGCAATCGAAGCAGTTGCTCAACAACTGAGCAAGCGCAGGCATCTCTCCGGCGATGAAATCCGCAGAATCTACGAAGCTTCGATTGCTGGGCGCGCCGTTGGTTGTTCACTTCGGCAGTAGGCAAGCAGTAGGCAAGGTGCGCGTCAAGCCGGCGCCAACTCGCAACCTGAGAGATCATTTAGCAGTCGGACCGCGGCTCTTCATCCATTGTGGAACGAGCGGTCCGCCGTCTCCGTTCCGCATAGGGCACCGTCAATTCTGCGATGGCGTAGCCCTGGGAGGCCAGAATTGGAAAGCTGACCGCGTCGAGCTTGCGCACCTGCACGCTCGGAATCGATTCGAAACTTTATTCCTAAACGATAGGTCACCGCTGACGCAGACGGCTCGCTGCGCTCGGAAGAGGGATGCGAATCCCTCCCTCTCCGCCATAATAAAACGGCTTCGAGAAAGCCCCGTAAAATCAGGCCTTACTGCACGCCAGAGGTCTCTGGTGTAGCCCCTGAGTGTAGCCCAAGGATGACCCTAACCTGCCATGGCAGGCTGAGAGTTTCAATATCCGTGGGTGATTGGCGTTAATGAGCGACCTCAGGGCCGAGTCCGCACCAAGGGCTAGGTTGATTGGCGGCAGTGATCGCGAGCGGGCGGCCATTTTGGCCAATGTAAGATCGCTTACTCAAGGCGAGCCGATGCACACGTCTTCGGTGATTGACCCCGCTACTTCCGGGCACGGCGCAGAGCAGCTTCCAGCTTTTCTCTCTCCCGCTCCCATCGCGTAGCTTCGGCCTGCAAGTGTTTGTCGATTGTTCGCGCTCCGCGTGCAGTCCGGCTAACCTCTCGTCGTGCCCTCGTTCGGCCTTCTGAAGAGCGGCCTCTGCTTTCGCTGGCGTCGCCTCGCGGCGTTCGAGCTTTCTTTGCCGCGCAGTCGCGTTGGCGCTCGGCCTCACGGCGCTTCTGCTCCTCTCGAAATCGGCGGCGGCGTTTCGCGCGTTCCGTTTGCTGATCATGGGAGAGGGACGCTTTGCCGGCTTCGTGCGACGAATTTCCCGCCGAGCCCCGTCCTTGCCGTTTCCCAGGTCGGACGGCGCTCGGCGAAGCGCCCGCTCGATCCCGCAGGCCGCTTGACGTATTTGTTCAGCAGCTCTGAGCGCCTGCGGCGGAACGTTCGGCTGTTATAGGCAGGGCTCCTACGGAAGTGTTGAGAACAGTTGGCGTACTGCTCGGATCTCGGGAGTGTCGTTTCTCTCCTCCTTGAACTTGGCACAGATAGGGCTGAGAAGATTCCACGCCTGAAGTTTCAGCCCTGATGCAGCCCACGAAGCCGCCAAGCCTGTGGCGGATCTTAATTCCCAGATCGCCGCCCCTGACGCAGCGAGATCTGCAGGGCCTGCTTGAGGAGTGCCTCGGCGAGCGCAGCTGATTGGGACAACATCGCGCTGCACACTTGGGATATGAACCAATCAGGGGCGACACCAGTCGCCTGATGCAGCGCGGCCTCGCTTACGACCTTTCGGGCGTGCAGGATGCGAGGCTCGACCCTGATGACGTTGCTGAAGTGCTTCGGCGATACCCGAGACTCAATTTCAAGCGGGCGTTCAACGATATGCTCAATCATGAGCTCGACTGCAAGCATCCGTATCCACACTGATCCACATCTGCTCGCGCATCGCGCACAACAGATTGCCGCTCACCATTGTGGATGCGCCGGTCGTTCTTGGCTGGGCGCCGTTCGACGAGTGAGCGGACGTTTTCCAACAGCGCTCCTTCCGTTCTCGCCTCTGATCGTAGCGACTCTAGAATAGCCGGTGCGCTAGTTAGCGAAGCGCAACTTACCACTTCTGTTTCCGCGGCGGCAGAAGAGGTGGGTTTCGCTTCGCTCTACCCACCCTACGAGCTATTTCACCTCACGCAATCCCGTGAAGGCCTGCTGCAGCTTTTGCGATGCATCCGAGAGTTTCGTCCGCGTTGCATCGAGCCAGGCACGATCGGCCGCGAGGCGATCGCGCGCGCCCTTGAGCATGCGCGCGACCTCGGCCGGCTGCGGGCCGCCCAGGCCCTTGCTCGCTTCGACCATGTTCTCCGCGCTGAGCGAGCGGCGGAATTGCTCTTCCGACAGCGGCAGTTTTGTCTCCATCTTCGCAGCCGTCGCGATGTCCACGTAAATCCGCTGCGCTTCCGCATACGGAATCTGGCTCGCACGCAGACGATGGCCGCGACCGTAGTTGACCAGCTCCGATGCAAAATGATGCCCGATGCGGAAGGGCACGTCGGCCTCGCGCTGCAGGGTGTCGGCGAGTTCTGTTGTGGTGGAGTAGTCGCTATTGACTTCGTCGAGCGCGCGCTCGGGGCGGAAGCGCATGGTGCGGATCATGTCCTCGGCATGCGCGAACAGCGCCGCCTTGTCCCGCAGCATCACGTTCGGATATTCCTTCGGGTTGCCGAAATCCTTGTAATCGCTCATGCCAGGCTCGACATTGTGGGCGATGATGGCGAAAGTCGCGGCCTCGCCGATCAGCGTGCTCGCCTCCGCGCGCAGCCGCACCAGCCCGCTCGGATTGCGCTTCTGGGGCATGATCGAGGAGATGCCGGTCTCGTTGCCCTCGGTCAGGATGATCCACGGCTCGGTCTGGGCATATTGCGTGGTGACGTCGGCGATGAAGGCGCCGAGTATCAGCGCGCTCGATATCGCAAGGCCAGCCAGCTCGGCGCCGCCGTCGATCGGCGAAACCTGATTGGCGTCGAGCGAGTTTTCGACCGGTGCATCGAAGCCGAGCAGTTCGGCCAGCCGCGGCCGGTCGACCGGGAAGCTCGACGTTCCGAGCGCGGCTGCGCCGAGCGGCGACTGGTTCAGCCGCGCATAGGCCTCGCGCATCCGAGCGGCTTGTCGATCCAGCGCGTTGGCATAGGCGGAGACATAATGGCCGAGCGTCACCGGCTGCGCTTGCACGCCCCAGGTATAGGCCGGCAGGATCGCGTTGGGCGCCTGTGCGCCGAGCGCCAGCAGTGCGTCGCGCATGCCGTTCAGCTTCTCGAAAGCGGTAAGGAAATCGTCGCGCGTGATCAGCCGTTGTGTGGTCGAGCCGATGTCCTGCCGGCTGCGCCCGGAATGCAACCGGCTGATGTCGGGCCCGCCCGTCGCCATCAGGTCTTTTTCCACGACGAGATAATCGCCGGAGCGTGCCGCCCCCGGCGCATCGCCCGCGCTATCGACCTTGTTGATCGCATCAAAGATCTTGGTGCCCAGCGGCTTCGGCACGATGCCGCGCTCGACAATCATCACGGCGGAGGCCTTGTTGATCTCCGACAGCCAGAAGAAGCGGTCGCGCGGGGCGGCCTGTGACGGGACGATGAGAGCGGCCGACAACAGGATTGCAGCGGAATGAGCGCGCATTGCGATAACCTTCCTTGTTTTCCGCCTTATGACGCGAAGTGCTTCCGGGCGCCAGCGCAATGCAGCCATGAGCCTGCTCCATTGATCTCGTGCGCGGGATCAGCATGATTGACTCAGTAGTACTAGAGAAGCCTACAATCGTGATTGTCGCCGAATACAAACAGCCGAAACCGGAGCCCGACCGTCGAAATAGCGCCAGATTGCTCCCAATGCCCATTGCGAATGAAAGGTCGACCTCGCGCAACTATCCTCCCGCTTCTTAGCTCCGATGAGCGCTTCAGCCGCACCGAACACCGGGGTCGACAGCGCGGCAGTGTGCGGGTCGGCCACGCCAGATGTGTACAACACGATTCCCTCACTCGCTTGAACCCTGGCGGTCGACCGGCGAAGTACTTGCGCAACTGCAGAGTTATTCATTCATTGGCCGGATCTCGCCGGGCCGCGCGCGCATTCGAATGCGATTCGCTCTCTCGACGCGAAAAAGACAAAGCCGCTCATCACCGTGAGGAACGCAAAACATAGCGGTATCGCCGCTTTGATCCGCAAACTGCTCCAAAGTCGGCACCACGTGATCCTGCAGGCTGAAGGGCTGAAGGCTCCGCCGTTCCGGACGCTCATTCTTCTCTCAGGCGGAGGAGGCTGCAGGCTCGCTGAGAATGGTCGGAGTAGAGCCTGTTGTCATCAAGGCGAGCGCTTGCTCCCGAAGCTTGCTCTTCATGATCTTACCCACCCCCGTCAAAGGCAGCGGTTTGTCGTCGATCCATACTCTTTTGGGGCATTTGTATGCGGCGATATGGGATCGGCAGAATTGTCTAATATCGGGTTCGGTCAGTCTGGCGCCCGGATCGCGCACGACAAAGGCGTGCACTGCCTCGCCCCAATGCGGATCTGGAACGCCGACCACCGCGCAGCTCCGTACGCCGGGCAAGGCTTCGAGCACGCGTTCGACTTCGCCAGCGTAGACGTTTTCTCCGCCCGTGATGATCAAATCCTTCAACCGGCCGACCACAGCGATATACCCATCCTCGTCACGACGGCCCATGTCGCCGGTTCTCAGCCAACCGTTGCGCAAAACCTCCAATGTGCGTGCAGGATCTCGCCAATAGCGAGCCATAACACCCTCACCACGTACAACGATTTCGCCTGTCTCACCAGGAATGCATTCCCGGTCGTCCTCGCCGAAGATGCGAACGTCGAATCCGGGGAGCGCAATGCCGGCCATGCTCAGTCGCTCACGTCTTGATTTCTCTAGACGGTGGGCCTCTGGTGGCAGGGTCAGGCAGGAACCTCCGGCTTCCGTCTGCCCGTAAACCTGGTGAAAAGAGGCGTTTGGCAGCTCTTGAATCGCGCGCCGCAAGAGGGGCTCGCTGATTGGCGACGCTCCGTATCCGACATGTTCGATGCGCTGAAGTGTTGCCTTGTGGCCAGAGACGTTCTCGAGGAGCGTGGCTAGATAGGTGGGCACGAGGCCTAGAACATTTACACCGTGATCGGCGATCGATGCGAACACATCGTCAGGTTTGGTGGAGCCGGGAAAAACATGAGTCCCGGCGGCCAGCGTGATTCCGTGTGTGTGCGTCAGCCCAGATAGATGAAAGAGGGGGCTGATGTGAAGATAAACGGACATCGTGTCGTGGCGCATAATATCCAGCAAAATCTCTGCCTGTCTCAGAAATGAGCGCCCAGTGAGCATTGCCCCCTTGGGAGTACCCGTAGTCCCTCCCGTGTAAATGATGCCGGCAATCTCCCGATCTTCGCCGGAACGGAGGATCGTTGGCATAGATGGCAGGCGGCCCGTCGGCGTAGGCTCGCGGAGCTCGTTGAGATTCTCTATCTGCAGCGCGCGAGAGATTTGGCATTCGGCCGCGATTGTGTGCGCAGTATTGGCGTGCGCCCCATCAAACAGCAGAGCGGCAGCCTCGACATGAGAAAGGATGGCGCCGAGTTCGCTGGACGACAATCGTGTGTTCAGGGGGACCAGGACGGCTCCCGCGGCCCAGACGGCATAGGTCGTCGCAAGATGGGCCGGAGAATTTCCAGCCAGCACACAGACATGCATACCGGGTCTAAGGCCGTCCTTTATTAAGGCGCGCGCAATCTGAGAAACCCGCCAGGCAAAGGCGGACCATGTCTCGGAGCCTGCTTGGGAAACGACTGCTACGCCGTTGGGATTCCGGCGCGCCGCGCTCCAGACAAGGGTTTCAACTGTGGGCGTTTCCATCATGTTCATGTTCGTCTTCTTCTGTGGGAGGCCAGGCGTCGGTGCGAGAGCTTCTGAATTTAGGCTACGCTTCCGCAGCAGAGGTGCATAGGTCTACGCCGCGATTGACGAAGTTACTGTCTAGACGGTAAGTTAATTTTAGCGCGCACGCAAAGGCGGCACAGGTGCTCGGGGCTATTTCCGGGCAAGTCTCAAAAAGCCTGATCAACACGGATGATATATGCTCGAACAGATGAGGGTGCTAAGCTTTTCACATTGGCTTCAGGGTCCAGCCGCTTCCCAATATCTGGGCGATATGGGCGCCGACGTGATCAAAGTGGAGCCACTCGAGGGCGCTTTCGAGAGACGATTCAGCCCCGCGGGAGCCTATGTGGATGGACATTCCAGCAGCCTCTTGGCAGCAAACCGCAATAAGCGGTCAATTGCGATCGATTTGAAGCATCCGAAGGCCAAACGGATCATTCATCGGCTCGTAGAAACGATTGATGTTGTTACCGAGAACTACCGCGTCGGTGTTCTCGACCGTCTAGGCTTCGGGTTCAAGGATCTGCAACGGACGAAGCCCAATCTCATCTATGCATCCGCCACGGGTTGGGGTGTGCATGGTCCTATGGTTCAAGAACCAGGACAGGATTTGCTTGCCCAAGCGCGTACGGGCCTGATCGCAGCGACCGGCGATCTTGCTACGCTACCGTCGAGCGTTGGTGCCGCGATCGTCGATCAGCACGGCGGGGCGCTTCTGGCGCTCGGCATTCTTGCAGCCTATGTGAAGCGCCTTGCAACCGGTGAGGGGACGCGGGTCGAATCGAGCCTCCTTACATCTGCAATCGATCTGCAAGCCGAGACGCTGACCCATTTCTTCGCTCGGCGGGCAACGCGGGCGAATATCGAGCGAGACCCGCATATCGGGCTTTGGTTCTCCGATGCTCCCTATGGCGTCTACCGGCTGTGCGATGCGCACATAGCCGTCAGTGCGGGAGGGAAATTCGAAGACCTGCCTAGGCTCCTCGGCATTCCGGAATTGGCAGAGCTCGGACCGGACGGCCGCAAAACGCGGCGGGACGAATATGCCAAATTGTTCGCCGCGAAACTCGAGACGATGACATTCGACGAAGTTGCTGCAGTGCTGACGTCGCAGGGGATCTGGTTCTCACGGATACAGTCCTATGAGGACCTCCCCGATGATCCCCAAATTGCGGCCATTGGAGCATTAACCCACGTTCCGGTTGGGGAGGCCCACGCGACGCTAGTCACTCACCCCATTCGGTATGATGGCGAAGTGCGCCCAGTGCGCCACCTTCCGCTCGCTCTTGGCGGTTCGACGCGGGCGGTGTTGCAAGAAGCCGGTTATACGGAAGACGAGATCGCTGCCCTCGCGGCCGAAAAAGCCATTGGGGTCGCCGATCCCAACTAACCGAACACTGTGGGAGCTTGCCAAGGTATGGACCGAGCCCACGGTGAGTGCATTAGCGGTTCATCAACGCGCGGAAACCTTCACAAGCACGTACGTGAGGTGCTTCCCTTTGGCGACGAGGAAGTTGTGTGGAATCTTGGCTGGGATGTGAACCAAGTCACCTGGCGCGAGCGCGTGCCGCTCCCCGCCCTCGATTCCCGTGCCTAGGTACTCGCCGATGCCCGGGCCAGCCTTGGGCTCGATCATTTTGCCGCCCAGGACCAACGCGCCCTCCCCGCTTTGCACAATGACGACATCGACAAAGTTGTCATGCTGCTCAGGGAGTCCATCCGCGTCCCGATAAAGCATTCGGAAGCGGTAATGGCCGTAGTCGGCCAGCGTTTCCCGCGCGGAGTTATCCGCACCGACCTTCTTGGATAGCGCCTCGTCTCGTTGCTTCAGTTCGGCCGGCTTCCACATGGCGAACCCCACCGGGTCCGCAGCCAAGGCAGGGGCAACAAGAAACCCGGCGGTGAGGAAACAGATGGCGGCCTTCATCGACGGAGCTCCTTTGATGTAGTGGAAGCCTGGGTTGTCTGGCTGACGATAGCGATGGGCCGCGCACCACGGCGAGTCGACCGCGGGCGATGGTGCGTCGGCTCAATCGCAAGGTTAGCCGGCTCGTGTTTTCTGAAATCATCACTTGAGTTCTATGACGACGGCTCGCGGTGGACCTTGGGTGGCTTCCTCGGACGGAACGTCAGTACCTGCCGGGACATATAGAACATCACCGACATTCCACCGCGTGTCGTTTACCGCCGCACCCTCCGGAGATTGCCGAATGACGCCACCCTTCAGAAATACGACAACTGCGTCTCGACCCTGCTGCCGCCTCGGGATCTGTTGACCCTGAATCCAAGTTACGTCCCACACGGCGACCCGCTCGTTCTCCAGTCCTTTCGTGGCTCCGTTCCGTGGAAAGCCTGATCTGGTAGCAGCCGCCTCTGCCGGTCTCGGAACCGTTTTCAGTTCCACCATGATGGCCCGTCTCTCTTGGTCGCCGACACCCTCTTCAGCGTGAATCGTGCCCTTCGGATTGAACCGGACAAACCCAAATGGAGCGGGCCGACCAACAGAAGACGTTCCGTCTCGTTCCATAATCTTCACTGCCCCTTCAACCAATGTGACTGAGAGATAGTCGACGGGGTGTTCATGAAGTACGGCGGCCTTGCCCTTTGGCCACGTCGCATCCCAGATAATGACGCGACTATTCTCCAGTACCTTTCTCGACCCTTCGCGCGGAAACGCCGGCGGGAGATCCTCCGCCTTAAGAGACGCTGTGAGCGCCACGCTTGCCAGGGCGAAGAGGATGCCGCTCTTGAGAATTGTTCTGTTCTTCTCCGAAGGTCGGCACACCACGCTCGGCTCCTACAGCTCGGTCGGAACTGACACGCTCAGCTGCCCGGCAGCGGTGTTCATCATCGTTCCCCCAAAAATGTCAGGAGGGGCGATAGAGGCTGGACGACACCCGGCTGAAGTCGGGCGCTTCCTTGGCGAAGAACGCTCGAACGCCTTCCCGGGTCTCGGCTGAACTGGAAACGAGATCGCACATCAACAGCGTGCGGGCCATCGCCTCGTCCTCCGAGACGTCGAAGGCAAGATCCACGGCCGTCTTGCATACCGAAAGCGCGAGCTTGGGACGAGCAATAAGCTGCCGTGCAAGATCCAGCGCGACCTCCATTGCTTTGCCGCTCGGCGCCACGCGATTGATCAGCCCCCAGGACAGCGCTGTCGCCGCATCGATCGGTTCGCCCAAGAACATCATTTCCTTCGCGCGAGCCTCGCCGATGCGGCGGCTGATACGAACCGATCCTCCACTGCCTGGGAAGACCCCAAGCTTGATCTCCGGCAACGCGAGCCGCGCATCCTCATCGACGACGATAAGGTCGCAGGCCGAAGCGAGCTCAAGTCCACCGCCGAAGGCAAGGCCGTGAATGGCTGCGATCGTCGGAATCGGCAGGTGATCGATTCGGCGAAAAACCTTATTTTCGCGGATTAGCTTCTTGTTGAGGACATTCCCGGCTTCCGCATACCCGGGGAATTCTCGCACATCCGAACCCGCGCCAAAGGCCTTGCGGCTTCCGGTCAGAATGAGCACGCGCACGGTTGGGTCTGCATCGATCGTATCGAGATGACCTTCGAGAACGCCCATCAGAGCAGTCGTCATCAGGTTGAGCGGCGGGTTGTCGAACGTAATCGTCGCGATCCCCGCATCGATTGTCAGGTGATGGTCAGGCATGGGTTCGGTTTCCGTTTCAGATTCTATTTTTGCGACCTATTGGGCGTTTTGTGGCCCGATGAGGCCGCAAAAAGGTTTCCCCCCGAGTACTTTGGTCTCATGGAGGTCTCTCAGAACCTTCTCTTACGTCTGCAGATCGAACTTGTTGTTCAGTTCCGAAGCGGCCGTCGACGCGGCAGGTTTGTCGCCCGGAATCGCTCCCAATTCCCGCAGGCGCCGGCGAAGACGCTCGATATCAACGTTCTTTACGTTTGCTTCGCTTTCGAGCGCCATGGCCGCAGCCACTCCGGCGGCCTCACCCATTGCCATGCAGGGCGGGATCTCGCGCGAGATCTTCTGAGCGGTCGATGTTGCGGAATAGTGCCGCCCCGCGGCGAGCGCGTTTACGAGGCCCTTCGGCTGAAGCGCTCTATAGGGCGTGAAGTAGTCCCGCCCACGCGCAACTGAGTCGGCAAACCAGCGACGGTTGGTAATGTCTTCCTTCGTCACGACGTACTCGCCTTGCAGCAGTCGCGTCTGACGGACGCCAAGCTGCGGTGCGAAATCCACGACGAAACACTTTTGGAAGCCGGGAAGGTTCTGTTTCACGTAGTCGACGAGTTGGTCAGCGCGTCGTCGGGTTTCGTACTCGGCCCGCGTCATGTCGGCGACATCAAGGCCATCAATTCCAGTCAGGTGCGGGCAGTTGCACCACACGATTCCAGGCAGCGGAGTCTTAAGCCACCAGAACTCCCAGGAGCCGCCGATAATCTTGCGCGCCTGTCCATCGATGCGTGCGAACGCCTCCGGCTCCTCGTGCTGGAAGCGGTCGGCCTCCTCGGTATCCACGCCGCCCAGTCGGAAAACATTGGTCACTAAGTATTGCTCGTGCGCAAACGGAGCGCCGGCGGAGGCGAGAACATCAAGGTCCCCGCTGGCATCGATTACAACATCTGCCATGATTGCCTGACGGCCCGATTTCGTCTCGCAGACTACGCCGCGGATGCGGTCGTCTTCGACGATAGCGCGGGAAAACCAGCTGTGCAGTCTCGTCTCGACGCCCGCTTCGCGCACCATCTCAGTCGAGACACGCTTCCAGCTATCCGGATCGAAGGTCGCCGCATAGCAGACGGGGGGAGGCTTTGTACGCGCATAAAGATCGAACAGGCCCCAGCGCGCCCACTTTCGATAATGCTCCGGCCTAGCCGTCCGTTCATGGGGGGGAGGGACCACAACTAGATTCTCGCGTTGCATCCTGTCAATGTACTCAGCGCAAAGGCCCATCACCGTAATTTCCGAGCCCGAGCACATGTCATCGAGCACCAAAACCATACCGCCGGAGGCAAGGCCGCCAAGGTAGGAATAGCGTTCGAGAAGAACGACGGATGCGCCCTGCCGTGCTGCCGCAACGGCTGCGCAAACACCCGCCGGTCCGCCTCCAACCACTACGACATCGGCGCGCGACGCGATCGTGGCTGAACGATCGGCGGCAAGGTGAAGATCGACGCTGTCTGACATCGGGGATTGCTCCAGGGGTGTTGCGCTGATTAGGTAAGCCGGCTGTCGTTGCTGTTCGGAATGACCTTAATGATGTGCTCAGCCGAGAGAACGCTTTCGTTGCGCTGATTGATGCCTTTGACTTCACAGTAGAGGCGGGCGCGCTCGGCGTCTTTTCGGCGAAGAGTGTAATCGATCCTAATCGTGTCTCCGAATCGGACCGGTCCGAGAAAACGCACCCGATCGTATCCTGCAGAAACACCCGGAACGTTCGCACGTGCCGCGAATTGGCTCGATGCGGTGGAGGCGAGTCCGAGGATCAGGACGCCATGGGCTATCCGGCCCTCGAACCGCGTTCTCTTCATGTATTCTTCGTTGACGTGTACGGGAGCGAAATCCCCGGTAATGCCGGCAAACATATAGACGTCCGCTTCGGTGACTGTTTTCTCGAACTGAACGGTTTCACCTAACTGGATGCTATCGATTATTTGCTCGCAGCTTCTCACGCTTCTGTTCCTATTTTCGTCGATTTTTCTTTTCGTTACAGGTTGACGAACTTGCCGTCTTTGACCGTCACGAAGAACATGGTGCCCGGGCCCCAGCCGTCGTGATTGGTCTCGCTGTACTCCACTGGGGCTGCCGCATAGAGTTTGACGGGCCCCATTTTCTCCACAGCGTCACGAATCTC
This genomic interval from Bradyrhizobium sp. CB82 contains the following:
- a CDS encoding AMP-binding protein, whose protein sequence is MNMMETPTVETLVWSAARRNPNGVAVVSQAGSETWSAFAWRVSQIARALIKDGLRPGMHVCVLAGNSPAHLATTYAVWAAGAVLVPLNTRLSSSELGAILSHVEAAALLFDGAHANTAHTIAAECQISRALQIENLNELREPTPTGRLPSMPTILRSGEDREIAGIIYTGGTTGTPKGAMLTGRSFLRQAEILLDIMRHDTMSVYLHISPLFHLSGLTHTHGITLAAGTHVFPGSTKPDDVFASIADHGVNVLGLVPTYLATLLENVSGHKATLQRIEHVGYGASPISEPLLRRAIQELPNASFHQVYGQTEAGGSCLTLPPEAHRLEKSRRERLSMAGIALPGFDVRIFGEDDRECIPGETGEIVVRGEGVMARYWRDPARTLEVLRNGWLRTGDMGRRDEDGYIAVVGRLKDLIITGGENVYAGEVERVLEALPGVRSCAVVGVPDPHWGEAVHAFVVRDPGARLTEPDIRQFCRSHIAAYKCPKRVWIDDKPLPLTGVGKIMKSKLREQALALMTTGSTPTILSEPAASSA
- a CDS encoding AAA family ATPase, which codes for MDENRLKPIAEDRYDKRDPRMALAAAAFEAATSPSVRRKLADSKQPIAVVVRVPTPAWVAPVADYCQKVFGRSWILISRDGTDRQHRSDKGSDVVAFELTKHSVVGVAADVGVLPSTLVAAADLTIELGSSGSVVSDAVARFGGKPHNVDFSGLTVVGVDFPDILATFRSGWSARKIRDRLAVTSGRIGADTAAHDLPDLRLAVEFGEARRWALALAKDIEDYRAKRIPWSALDRGAVVFSEPGLGKSLWARMVARECRVPLLESSVAEWFNGTGYIHDVIRAERLVFAQARTLASQADSGCCILFLDECDAIPNRATMSDRNRDYWTPILGDILTNLDNGIAGTSNGKSKRTGIIVIGATNRIADLDAALMRPGRLERAIEIRRPDFVGTLNILRFHVAGDVAERDLEEIAGLIEGATGAEVMQYVRDGRRIARARGGALSPADLRAAVLPKSDFAPDTLRRICVHEAGHAVATLALGCAVVKRCVVRSGTDSLGETLSETTENDLPTKSDIEDRVVAILSGRAAEEIVFGVVSANAGGDIKSDLATASRFVGVLHFSVGLGGSLVHVVGPNDIHQLLRTDPLLQRKVGRHLKALYRRALRIMTDHRGAIEAVAQQLSKRRHLSGDEIRRIYEASIAGRAVGCSLRQ
- a CDS encoding CaiB/BaiF CoA-transferase family protein, which gives rise to MLEQMRVLSFSHWLQGPAASQYLGDMGADVIKVEPLEGAFERRFSPAGAYVDGHSSSLLAANRNKRSIAIDLKHPKAKRIIHRLVETIDVVTENYRVGVLDRLGFGFKDLQRTKPNLIYASATGWGVHGPMVQEPGQDLLAQARTGLIAATGDLATLPSSVGAAIVDQHGGALLALGILAAYVKRLATGEGTRVESSLLTSAIDLQAETLTHFFARRATRANIERDPHIGLWFSDAPYGVYRLCDAHIAVSAGGKFEDLPRLLGIPELAELGPDGRKTRRDEYAKLFAAKLETMTFDEVAAVLTSQGIWFSRIQSYEDLPDDPQIAAIGALTHVPVGEAHATLVTHPIRYDGEVRPVRHLPLALGGSTRAVLQEAGYTEDEIAALAAEKAIGVADPN
- a CDS encoding argininosuccinate lyase is translated as MRAHSAAILLSAALIVPSQAAPRDRFFWLSEINKASAVMIVERGIVPKPLGTKIFDAINKVDSAGDAPGAARSGDYLVVEKDLMATGGPDISRLHSGRSRQDIGSTTQRLITRDDFLTAFEKLNGMRDALLALGAQAPNAILPAYTWGVQAQPVTLGHYVSAYANALDRQAARMREAYARLNQSPLGAAALGTSSFPVDRPRLAELLGFDAPVENSLDANQVSPIDGGAELAGLAISSALILGAFIADVTTQYAQTEPWIILTEGNETGISSIMPQKRNPSGLVRLRAEASTLIGEAATFAIIAHNVEPGMSDYKDFGNPKEYPNVMLRDKAALFAHAEDMIRTMRFRPERALDEVNSDYSTTTELADTLQREADVPFRIGHHFASELVNYGRGHRLRASQIPYAEAQRIYVDIATAAKMETKLPLSEEQFRRSLSAENMVEASKGLGGPQPAEVARMLKGARDRLAADRAWLDATRTKLSDASQKLQQAFTGLREVK
- a CDS encoding enoyl-CoA hydratase-related protein, with the translated sequence MPDHHLTIDAGIATITFDNPPLNLMTTALMGVLEGHLDTIDADPTVRVLILTGSRKAFGAGSDVREFPGYAEAGNVLNKKLIRENKVFRRIDHLPIPTIAAIHGLAFGGGLELASACDLIVVDEDARLALPEIKLGVFPGSGGSVRISRRIGEARAKEMMFLGEPIDAATALSWGLINRVAPSGKAMEVALDLARQLIARPKLALSVCKTAVDLAFDVSEDEAMARTLLMCDLVSSSAETREGVRAFFAKEAPDFSRVSSSLYRPS